A section of the Mycobacterium sp. 3519A genome encodes:
- a CDS encoding wax ester/triacylglycerol synthase domain-containing protein, whose translation MMVRRLAAVDAQTYWMSAKIPNDQFLLYAFAGVPADLEQAVDVVRRRAQAAQELRLRIEDRNPFSYPAWVRSDIDADQVAVHEPVGGWADCLTAVAALAEHQLDPRRNAWRVHVFPSVDDVPGAGVGTIAVLQSAHVLGDGVRSSALAAWLFGRPAEVPAVPAPPPMRGAALPWRAFTAARAHRQLVRDVAAGLVPAQADSRPALRSNARPDGTRSIRTVVRNRATLSGPTVTVGVLAAVSTAVAAHLRELGDDPSTLGAEVPMAKAGVRRAHNHFGNVGVGLYPDLPIDARIARIVEDMADRRRRAAHPAMLAASRAAASVPAPLLRWGVAQFDPMLRSPTVTGNTVVSSVNRGPADLRFGGLPVVATAGYPGLSPMMGLTHGVHGIGDTIAVSVHAAESAIGDIDAYVERLDAAL comes from the coding sequence ATGATGGTCCGTCGGCTTGCGGCGGTCGATGCGCAAACATATTGGATGTCGGCCAAGATCCCCAACGATCAGTTCCTGCTCTACGCCTTCGCGGGGGTGCCCGCCGATCTCGAGCAGGCGGTCGATGTGGTCCGGCGCCGGGCGCAGGCCGCCCAGGAGTTGAGGCTGCGGATCGAGGACCGCAATCCGTTCAGCTACCCCGCGTGGGTGCGGTCCGACATCGACGCCGACCAGGTCGCGGTGCACGAACCGGTCGGCGGCTGGGCCGACTGCCTGACCGCCGTCGCCGCGCTGGCCGAACACCAACTCGACCCCCGGCGCAACGCGTGGCGTGTGCACGTGTTCCCGTCCGTCGACGATGTGCCCGGGGCGGGCGTCGGGACTATTGCCGTGCTGCAGTCCGCCCATGTGCTCGGCGACGGCGTCCGGTCGTCGGCGCTCGCGGCGTGGCTGTTCGGTCGCCCGGCGGAGGTTCCGGCCGTGCCAGCGCCACCGCCGATGCGGGGCGCCGCACTGCCGTGGCGCGCGTTCACCGCGGCGAGGGCACATCGGCAGTTGGTCCGCGATGTGGCTGCGGGTCTGGTTCCCGCACAGGCGGATTCGCGTCCCGCGTTACGCAGCAATGCGCGCCCCGACGGAACGCGCAGCATCCGCACCGTGGTCCGCAACCGTGCCACATTGTCGGGGCCGACCGTCACCGTCGGTGTGTTGGCGGCGGTGTCCACCGCCGTGGCGGCCCACCTGCGCGAACTCGGCGACGACCCGTCGACGCTCGGCGCGGAAGTGCCGATGGCGAAGGCCGGTGTCCGCCGCGCGCACAACCACTTCGGCAACGTCGGCGTCGGGTTGTACCCGGATCTGCCGATCGACGCACGCATCGCCAGGATCGTCGAGGACATGGCCGACCGGCGCCGACGGGCGGCGCATCCGGCTATGCTCGCCGCGAGCCGGGCAGCGGCGTCGGTGCCCGCGCCGCTATTGCGCTGGGGCGTCGCACAATTCGACCCGATGCTGCGCTCGCCGACCGTCACCGGCAACACCGTCGTGTCCAGCGTCAACCGCGGACCGGCCGACCTGCGCTTCGGCGGGCTGCCCGTGGTGGCGACGGCCGGCTATCCGGGACTGTCACCGATGATGGGCCTGACGCACGGGGTGCACGGCATCGGCGACACGATCGCGGTCAGCGTGCACGCCGCCGAATCGGCGATCGGGGACATCGACGCCTATGTCGAGCGACTCGACGCCGCGCTCTGA
- a CDS encoding TetR/AcrR family transcriptional regulator — MDLQVQKLTVKGRATRQRIIEGAAAEIRENGVATATLDDIRARTRTSKSQLFHYFPDGKEQLLLAVAEHEAQMVLQDQQPYLGALTSWAAWQRWRDAVVDRYRKQGQHCPLAVLMSEIGRTTPGAQAVTAALMRKWHGEIAAGVRYMQLQDKVDARLDADRIAAALLAGIQGGVGVLLGTGDLSYLEAALDVGIESLRAAQSAASSRST, encoded by the coding sequence ATGGACCTGCAAGTCCAGAAGTTGACGGTCAAGGGCCGCGCCACCAGACAGCGCATCATCGAGGGTGCGGCAGCGGAGATCCGCGAGAACGGCGTCGCCACCGCCACCCTCGACGACATCCGAGCACGCACCCGAACCTCCAAAAGCCAGCTGTTCCACTACTTCCCCGACGGCAAGGAGCAATTGCTGCTCGCGGTGGCCGAGCACGAGGCTCAGATGGTTTTACAGGATCAGCAGCCGTACCTCGGTGCGTTGACGTCGTGGGCAGCGTGGCAACGGTGGCGCGACGCAGTCGTCGACCGGTACCGCAAACAGGGCCAGCACTGCCCGCTCGCGGTGCTGATGTCAGAGATCGGCCGCACGACGCCAGGCGCGCAGGCCGTGACGGCCGCGCTGATGCGCAAGTGGCACGGCGAGATCGCCGCAGGCGTGCGCTATATGCAACTGCAGGACAAGGTCGATGCGCGGCTCGACGCGGACCGCATCGCCGCGGCGCTACTGGCCGGAATCCAGGGCGGAGTCGGCGTACTGCTGGGCACCGGTGACCTCAGTTACCTCGAGGCCGCGCTCGACGTCGGCATCGAGTCGCTGCGAGCGGCTCAGAGCGCGGCGTCGAGTCGCTCGACATAG
- a CDS encoding SDR family NAD(P)-dependent oxidoreductase yields MSSNVTRLAGRTALVTGSTGGLGVAIASALAAEGAFVVVSGRDKVRGDAVVAEIRTAGGSAEFVVADLGAGEHEVRRLAAEATVAAGGRIDILVNNAAMLLMPAPTAEIPEELLRDAFAVNVFAPFLLTGQLAPAMVERGDGAIINIGSIAGLRGSAGSAIYSSNKAVIHSFTQSWADEYGPSGVRVNAVAPGPIATERQEQFADHVAPMLARIPSRRMSTPEEVAAAVVFLAGDDAANIHGTILGVDGGWSAA; encoded by the coding sequence ATGAGTTCAAACGTCACGCGGCTGGCTGGCCGCACAGCATTGGTCACCGGTTCCACGGGCGGCCTCGGCGTGGCCATCGCCTCGGCGTTGGCTGCAGAGGGTGCCTTCGTCGTCGTCAGCGGCCGGGACAAGGTCCGCGGCGATGCCGTGGTCGCAGAGATCCGAACCGCAGGCGGTTCCGCGGAATTCGTCGTCGCCGACCTCGGCGCGGGCGAGCACGAGGTGCGCCGGTTGGCAGCAGAGGCCACCGTCGCCGCGGGCGGTCGGATCGACATCCTGGTCAACAACGCCGCGATGCTGCTGATGCCGGCGCCGACCGCCGAGATACCCGAAGAACTGTTGCGGGATGCCTTCGCGGTGAATGTGTTTGCGCCGTTCCTGCTCACCGGGCAACTGGCGCCGGCGATGGTTGAGCGCGGCGACGGCGCCATCATCAATATCGGATCCATCGCTGGACTGCGCGGCAGCGCGGGCTCGGCGATCTACTCCTCGAACAAGGCGGTGATCCACTCTTTCACTCAGTCGTGGGCCGACGAGTACGGACCGTCCGGCGTTCGGGTCAACGCGGTCGCGCCCGGTCCGATCGCCACTGAACGCCAAGAGCAGTTCGCCGACCACGTCGCCCCGATGCTCGCACGCATACCGTCGCGACGGATGAGCACGCCCGAGGAGGTCGCGGCTGCGGTGGTTTTCCTGGCCGGCGACGATGCCGCAAACATCCACGGGACGATCCTCGGAGTGGACGGGGGGTGGTCGGCGGCTTAA
- a CDS encoding DoxX family protein encodes MTDHTAIDTGLLILRVVLGLTMAAHGYNKFFGKGGLSGTAGWFDSMGMRPGMFHARVAATTEMAAGIGLAVGLLTPIPAAGFVALMFVAAWTVHRPNGFFIVKEGWEYNLILASSAVAVATIGAGRFSLDYALFGSSGLYDYLHGWWGLLISAVLGLVGGIGQLVIFWRPPAKAEA; translated from the coding sequence ATGACTGACCACACAGCGATCGACACCGGGCTGCTGATATTGCGGGTGGTGCTGGGTCTGACCATGGCCGCCCACGGCTACAACAAGTTCTTCGGCAAGGGTGGCTTGTCCGGGACTGCGGGCTGGTTCGACAGCATGGGCATGAGGCCGGGCATGTTCCACGCGCGGGTGGCCGCGACGACAGAGATGGCGGCGGGTATCGGGCTGGCGGTGGGGTTGTTGACGCCGATTCCCGCCGCGGGTTTCGTCGCGCTGATGTTCGTGGCCGCTTGGACGGTGCATCGGCCCAACGGGTTTTTCATCGTCAAGGAGGGCTGGGAATACAACTTGATCCTGGCGTCCTCGGCGGTGGCGGTGGCCACCATCGGGGCGGGCCGGTTCAGCCTGGACTACGCGCTGTTCGGGTCATCGGGGCTCTACGACTATCTGCACGGTTGGTGGGGGCTGTTGATCTCGGCGGTGCTCGGGCTCGTCGGTGGCATCGGCCAGTTGGTGATCTTCTGGCGACCCCCGGCGAAAGCCGAAGCCTGA
- a CDS encoding DUF3556 domain-containing protein, with translation MGFLKQDAPVVDYEEWSKGTRAEKIVPMARHWAEVGFGTPVVLHLFYVVKILLYILVGWLFALATDGIDGFTNVGQWYAEPIVFEKVGLYTMLFEVVGLGCGFGPLNNRFFPPMGSILYWLRPNTIRLPPWPTRVPLTKGTTRTPLDALLYAALLVVLVIALCSDGTGPMPALGTAVGVLPMWQIWTILGLLAVLGLRDKVIFLAARGEVYASFTVAFLFAGYGVDMIIAAKLVCLTIWLGAATSKLNKHFPFVISTMMSNNPVFRPRFIKRKFFEHFPDDLRPGRLSRWLAHFSTAIEGLVPLVLFFSHGGWPTYVAAFVMLCFHFGILSSIPMGVPLEWNVFMMFSVLALFVGHADVGLGDMSTPLPVLLFVVVAGTVVVGNLSPRKVSFLPGMRYYAGNWDTGLWCVKPSAAEKIEKNIVSIASMPQAQMERYYGSPETAQMYLYMGYAFRAFNTHGRAMFTLAHRAMAGHNEDDYVLTDGERICSTAIGWNFGDGHMHNEQLIEALHQRCHFEPGEVRIVLIDAQPIHKQRQEYRLVDAATGEFESGYVKVADMVTRQPWDDTVPVHVYRSDRVGAAGAATFNGDAT, from the coding sequence ATGGGGTTTCTGAAGCAGGACGCGCCCGTCGTCGATTACGAGGAGTGGAGCAAGGGCACGCGCGCCGAGAAGATCGTGCCGATGGCCCGGCACTGGGCTGAGGTGGGCTTCGGTACCCCGGTGGTGCTGCACCTGTTCTACGTCGTCAAGATCCTTCTCTACATCCTCGTTGGCTGGTTGTTCGCGCTCGCGACCGACGGCATCGACGGCTTCACCAATGTCGGGCAGTGGTATGCCGAGCCGATCGTCTTCGAGAAGGTCGGGCTGTACACCATGTTGTTCGAGGTCGTCGGGCTCGGTTGTGGCTTCGGTCCGCTGAACAACCGGTTTTTCCCGCCGATGGGCTCGATCCTGTACTGGTTGCGGCCCAACACGATTCGGCTGCCACCATGGCCCACTCGGGTGCCGCTGACGAAGGGCACCACGCGCACGCCGCTCGACGCCCTGCTCTACGCGGCGCTGCTCGTCGTGCTCGTGATCGCGCTGTGCTCCGACGGCACAGGGCCGATGCCCGCGCTCGGCACGGCCGTCGGTGTGCTGCCGATGTGGCAGATCTGGACGATCCTCGGCCTGCTGGCCGTGCTCGGCCTGCGCGACAAGGTCATCTTCCTGGCGGCGCGCGGCGAGGTGTACGCGTCGTTCACCGTGGCGTTCCTGTTCGCCGGATACGGGGTGGACATGATCATCGCCGCCAAACTGGTGTGCTTGACCATCTGGCTGGGTGCGGCGACATCGAAGCTGAACAAGCACTTCCCGTTCGTCATCTCGACGATGATGAGCAACAATCCGGTGTTCCGGCCGCGGTTCATCAAGCGCAAGTTCTTCGAGCACTTCCCGGACGACCTGCGGCCGGGCCGGCTGTCGCGGTGGCTCGCGCACTTCAGCACCGCGATCGAGGGACTGGTGCCGTTGGTGTTGTTCTTCTCCCACGGCGGTTGGCCGACTTATGTGGCCGCGTTCGTGATGCTGTGCTTCCACTTCGGCATCCTGTCGTCGATCCCGATGGGCGTGCCGCTGGAGTGGAACGTCTTCATGATGTTCTCGGTGCTGGCGCTGTTCGTCGGCCACGCCGACGTCGGCTTGGGCGATATGTCGACGCCGCTGCCGGTGCTGTTGTTCGTCGTCGTCGCCGGCACCGTCGTGGTGGGAAACCTGTCCCCGCGCAAGGTGTCCTTCCTACCGGGCATGCGGTACTACGCGGGCAACTGGGACACCGGGCTGTGGTGCGTCAAACCGTCGGCCGCCGAGAAGATCGAGAAGAACATCGTCTCGATCGCGAGCATGCCGCAGGCGCAGATGGAGCGGTACTACGGCAGCCCGGAGACCGCGCAGATGTACCTGTACATGGGATATGCGTTCCGCGCCTTCAACACCCACGGTCGCGCGATGTTCACACTCGCGCACCGCGCGATGGCCGGGCACAACGAGGACGACTACGTGCTGACCGACGGCGAACGCATCTGTTCGACGGCGATCGGCTGGAACTTCGGCGACGGCCACATGCACAACGAGCAGTTGATCGAGGCCCTGCACCAGCGGTGCCACTTCGAACCGGGGGAGGTCCGCATCGTGTTGATCGACGCGCAGCCGATCCACAAACAGCGCCAGGAGTACCGGCTCGTCGACGCGGCCACCGGCGAATTCGAAAGCGGCTACGTCAAAGTCGCCGACATGGTGACCCGCCAGCCATGGGACGACACCGTGCCGGTGCATGTGTACAGAAGTGACCGGGTCGGAGCCGCAGGGGCGGCGACATTCAATGGCGACGCCACCTGA
- a CDS encoding FadR/GntR family transcriptional regulator translates to MTRSTPLAPMIGPNGVGSGAAVRSPKTAELVAGTLRRMVVDGQLKDGDFLPNEAELMAHFGVSRPTLREAVRVLESERLVEVRRGSRTGARVRVPGAEIVARPAGLLLELTGATIADVMVAQAGIEPMAARLLAESGSTEAFDELDKLLAEHIPTGWQSGRLAETTGDFHRRMVELSGNASLAIIAGMLHEITVRHTAFLFKERRPVSKSDYDKLMRSYGRLMKLLRSGDGEAAEAHWRKHLDVARSLLLEGLETVKVRDVMG, encoded by the coding sequence GTGACGCGAAGCACACCGCTGGCGCCGATGATCGGCCCGAACGGCGTCGGCTCCGGCGCGGCGGTCCGCTCGCCGAAGACGGCCGAGCTGGTCGCGGGCACGCTGCGCCGCATGGTCGTCGACGGTCAGCTCAAGGACGGCGACTTCCTGCCGAACGAGGCAGAGCTGATGGCCCACTTCGGCGTCAGCAGGCCGACGCTGCGTGAAGCCGTCCGGGTGCTGGAGTCCGAGCGGCTGGTCGAGGTGCGGCGCGGGTCGCGCACCGGCGCCCGTGTCCGGGTGCCCGGGGCGGAGATCGTCGCGCGTCCGGCGGGTCTGCTGCTCGAACTGACCGGCGCGACCATCGCCGACGTGATGGTGGCCCAGGCGGGCATCGAGCCGATGGCGGCCCGCCTGCTGGCGGAGTCGGGCAGCACGGAGGCGTTCGACGAACTCGACAAGCTGCTGGCCGAACACATCCCCACCGGGTGGCAGTCGGGCCGGCTGGCCGAGACGACGGGCGACTTCCACCGCCGCATGGTGGAGCTGTCGGGAAACGCCTCACTGGCGATCATCGCGGGCATGCTGCACGAGATCACCGTGCGGCACACCGCGTTTCTGTTCAAGGAACGCCGGCCGGTGTCGAAGTCGGACTACGACAAGCTGATGCGGTCCTACGGGCGGCTGATGAAGTTGTTGCGGTCGGGCGACGGCGAAGCGGCCGAGGCGCATTGGCGCAAACACCTCGACGTCGCGCGCAGCCTGCTGCTGGAAGGGCTGGAGACCGTCAAGGTACGCGACGTGATGGGCTGA
- a CDS encoding thiolase family protein, with amino-acid sequence MAEAVIVEAVRSPVGKRNGGLSGVHAGDLSAQVLNGLVERAGIEPSIVDDVIWGCVMQAGEQALDIARTAVLAAGWPESVPGVTVDRQCGSSQQSVHFAAAGVVAGHYDVVVAGGVESMSRTPMGSSLANGGHPYPEAFRNRYSQTPNQGIGAEMIADQWGFSRTDLDQFSLGSHEKAAAAQDSGAFDDQIVAIKDQDGNPVLKDEGIRRGGTIESIGKIKPAFKEDGVIHAGNSSQISDGSAALLFMSAEKAKSLGLKPIAKVHTAVLAGADPVIMLTAPIPATQKALHKSGLSLDEIGVFEVNEAFAPVPLAWLKDIGADEKKLNPNGGAIALGHPLGGSGARIMTTMLYHMRDKGIQYGLQTMCEGGGQANATILELL; translated from the coding sequence ATGGCTGAAGCCGTCATCGTCGAGGCCGTACGGTCGCCGGTCGGCAAGCGCAACGGCGGGCTGTCGGGTGTGCACGCCGGCGACCTGTCCGCGCAGGTGCTCAACGGCCTCGTCGAGCGTGCTGGCATCGAGCCCTCGATCGTCGACGACGTCATCTGGGGTTGCGTCATGCAGGCAGGCGAGCAGGCGCTCGACATTGCCCGCACCGCGGTGCTCGCCGCGGGCTGGCCCGAGAGCGTGCCCGGCGTGACCGTGGACCGCCAGTGCGGGTCGAGCCAGCAGTCGGTGCACTTCGCCGCGGCGGGCGTGGTCGCAGGCCACTACGACGTCGTCGTCGCCGGCGGCGTGGAGTCGATGTCGCGCACTCCGATGGGCTCCTCGCTTGCCAACGGCGGGCATCCGTACCCGGAGGCGTTCCGTAACCGCTACAGCCAGACCCCGAATCAGGGCATCGGTGCCGAGATGATCGCCGACCAGTGGGGCTTCAGCCGTACCGACCTCGATCAGTTCTCGCTCGGCTCGCACGAGAAGGCCGCGGCCGCACAGGATTCCGGTGCGTTCGACGATCAGATCGTCGCGATCAAGGACCAGGACGGTAACCCGGTGCTCAAGGACGAGGGCATCCGGCGCGGCGGCACCATCGAGTCGATCGGCAAGATCAAGCCCGCGTTCAAGGAGGACGGCGTGATCCACGCCGGCAACTCCAGCCAGATCTCTGACGGTTCAGCGGCGCTGCTGTTCATGTCGGCCGAGAAGGCGAAGTCGTTGGGCCTCAAGCCGATCGCCAAGGTGCACACCGCGGTGCTGGCAGGCGCCGATCCGGTGATCATGCTGACCGCGCCGATCCCGGCGACCCAGAAGGCGCTGCACAAGTCGGGCCTGAGCCTCGACGAGATCGGCGTGTTCGAGGTCAACGAGGCGTTCGCCCCGGTGCCGCTGGCGTGGCTCAAGGACATCGGCGCCGACGAGAAGAAGCTGAACCCCAACGGCGGCGCGATCGCACTGGGCCACCCGCTCGGCGGCTCCGGTGCCCGCATCATGACGACGATGCTGTACCACATGCGGGACAAGGGCATTCAATACGGCCTGCAGACCATGTGCGAGGGCGGCGGCCAGGCCAACGCCACCATCCTCGAACTGCTGTGA
- a CDS encoding crotonase/enoyl-CoA hydratase family protein gives MTPDVQAPAALTERRGNVLIITINRPEARNAVNGAVSTAVGDALQAAQDDPDVRAVVITGAGESFCAGADLKAISRRENLFHPDHAEWGFAGYVHHYIDKPTIAAVNGTALGGGSELALASDLVVAEERAKFGLPEVKRGLIAAAGGVFRIVDHLPRKVAMELIFTGEPMSSADALKWGLINQVVPDGTAVEAALALAERITCNAPLAVWASKRVAMGVDDGVIVGDEPGWTRTMREIGTLMRSEDAKEGPLAFAEKREPVWKAK, from the coding sequence GTGACACCTGACGTACAGGCACCCGCCGCTCTCACCGAGCGGCGGGGCAACGTCCTCATCATCACCATCAACCGGCCCGAGGCGCGCAACGCCGTCAACGGCGCGGTGAGCACCGCCGTCGGTGACGCGCTGCAGGCCGCGCAGGACGACCCTGACGTGCGTGCGGTCGTCATCACCGGAGCCGGTGAATCCTTCTGCGCTGGAGCAGATCTCAAGGCGATATCGCGTCGGGAGAACTTGTTCCACCCGGACCACGCGGAGTGGGGGTTCGCCGGTTACGTGCACCACTACATCGACAAGCCCACCATCGCGGCCGTCAACGGCACCGCGCTCGGCGGCGGCTCAGAATTGGCGCTCGCGAGCGACCTGGTGGTGGCCGAGGAGCGCGCGAAATTCGGGCTGCCCGAAGTCAAACGCGGGCTGATCGCGGCCGCGGGCGGCGTGTTCCGGATCGTCGACCACCTGCCGCGCAAGGTTGCGATGGAACTGATCTTCACCGGTGAGCCGATGTCGTCGGCCGACGCGCTGAAGTGGGGGCTGATCAACCAGGTCGTACCCGACGGCACCGCCGTCGAGGCGGCTCTCGCGCTCGCCGAACGCATCACATGCAATGCGCCGCTTGCGGTCTGGGCCAGTAAGCGGGTGGCCATGGGCGTCGACGACGGCGTGATCGTCGGCGACGAACCCGGGTGGACAAGGACCATGCGCGAGATCGGGACCTTGATGCGTTCCGAGGACGCCAAAGAAGGGCCGCTGGCGTTTGCGGAGAAGCGCGAACCTGTATGGAAGGCAAAGTAG
- a CDS encoding acyl-CoA dehydrogenase family protein: MKRLVFEAEHEQLRETARQFLEKECAPHAEKWESERLVDRESYVAAGKYGLIGFNMPEQYGGGGVDDFRFNAVIVEEFAKFGPATPGLSLQNDIVGPYFASLATDEQKERWLPGYITGELIGAIAMTEPGAGSDLAGIKTTAVRDGDDWILNGSKTFISAGINSDLVIVVARTNPEAGHKGFSLLVVERGMAGFERGRKLDKMGLHAADTAELHFENVRVPANNLLGEEGKGFYHLMRNLPSERLSIAIAAIAGARETWRETLQYVKDRKAFGQPIGSFQHNRFLMAEMDTELEIAEQYIDRCLRAAVDKELTAVQASKAKWWCTELGKRVVDNCVQLHGGYGYMNEYKVARDYVDVRIQTIFGGTTEIMKEIIGRDLGL, translated from the coding sequence ATGAAGCGTCTGGTATTCGAAGCCGAACATGAGCAGTTGCGGGAGACCGCGCGCCAGTTCCTGGAGAAGGAATGCGCGCCGCACGCCGAGAAGTGGGAGAGCGAACGGCTGGTCGACCGCGAATCCTATGTGGCTGCAGGCAAGTACGGCCTCATCGGGTTCAACATGCCCGAGCAGTACGGCGGCGGTGGCGTCGACGACTTCCGGTTCAACGCGGTGATCGTCGAGGAATTCGCGAAGTTCGGTCCCGCGACGCCCGGCCTGAGCCTGCAGAACGATATCGTCGGCCCGTATTTCGCCTCGCTGGCCACCGACGAGCAGAAGGAGCGGTGGCTGCCGGGTTACATCACCGGTGAGCTGATCGGTGCGATCGCGATGACCGAACCCGGCGCGGGCAGCGACCTGGCCGGCATCAAGACCACCGCGGTTCGCGACGGCGACGACTGGATTCTCAACGGCTCCAAGACATTCATCTCAGCGGGCATCAACAGCGACCTGGTGATCGTCGTCGCTCGCACCAATCCCGAAGCAGGCCACAAGGGCTTCTCGCTTTTGGTCGTCGAGCGTGGGATGGCCGGCTTCGAGCGCGGCCGCAAGCTCGACAAGATGGGCCTGCACGCCGCCGACACCGCCGAGTTGCACTTCGAGAACGTCCGCGTGCCCGCTAACAACCTGCTCGGCGAGGAGGGCAAGGGCTTCTACCACCTGATGCGCAACCTGCCGTCCGAGCGGTTGTCCATCGCGATCGCCGCGATCGCGGGTGCACGCGAAACCTGGCGCGAGACACTGCAATACGTCAAGGACCGCAAGGCGTTCGGGCAGCCGATCGGCAGCTTCCAGCACAACCGGTTCCTGATGGCCGAGATGGACACCGAACTCGAGATCGCCGAGCAGTACATCGACCGGTGCCTGCGCGCCGCCGTCGACAAGGAGCTCACCGCGGTGCAGGCGTCGAAGGCCAAGTGGTGGTGCACCGAACTCGGCAAGCGTGTCGTCGACAACTGCGTGCAGTTGCACGGCGGGTACGGCTACATGAACGAGTACAAGGTCGCCCGGGACTACGTCGACGTGCGGATCCAGACCATCTTCGGTGGCACGACCGAGATCATGAAGGAGATCATCGGCCGCGACCTCGGCCTCTGA
- a CDS encoding fasciclin domain-containing protein codes for MKTRASKGLGAAVGIAAIVAAVPFALNAPVAGNAYADPPPSDVSTPVAPIPDPQGPGCDAFKTALPNWKDLSSQPVSKVLASIPDISTFNSLISGQANPSVNIQSVIDNGPYVVFAPSNAAFADYPQLASITADPAALYKLDYYHVFLGLLGPDDVHGQRPSQQGAEVKVTGKGGDIKVNDTAKLVCGGIQAENARIYIIDQVLDPDTAPEPITPTGTSATTTTTTTTTTTSAPPAAG; via the coding sequence TTGAAGACTCGCGCCAGCAAGGGATTGGGAGCCGCGGTTGGGATAGCCGCGATCGTGGCAGCGGTGCCGTTCGCACTGAACGCGCCGGTGGCAGGTAACGCCTACGCCGACCCGCCACCGAGCGACGTCTCGACGCCTGTCGCGCCGATCCCCGACCCTCAAGGTCCCGGCTGCGATGCGTTCAAGACGGCGCTGCCCAACTGGAAGGACCTTTCCAGCCAGCCGGTCAGCAAGGTGCTCGCGAGCATCCCTGACATCTCGACTTTCAATTCGTTGATTTCCGGGCAGGCCAATCCCTCCGTCAACATCCAGTCGGTCATCGACAACGGTCCGTACGTGGTGTTTGCGCCGTCCAACGCGGCGTTCGCGGATTACCCGCAACTCGCGTCGATCACAGCCGACCCCGCGGCGCTGTACAAGCTCGACTACTACCACGTGTTCCTCGGCCTGCTCGGTCCCGACGATGTGCACGGCCAGCGGCCCAGCCAACAGGGCGCCGAGGTGAAGGTGACCGGCAAGGGCGGCGACATCAAGGTCAACGACACCGCGAAGCTCGTCTGCGGCGGGATTCAGGCCGAGAACGCGCGGATTTACATCATCGACCAGGTGCTCGACCCCGATACGGCGCCTGAGCCGATCACGCCGACCGGCACCAGCGCGACGACCACCACGACGACGACCACGACCACGACGTCGGCCCCGCCGGCTGCGGGCTGA